One segment of Paenibacillus rhizovicinus DNA contains the following:
- the ilvN gene encoding acetolactate synthase small subunit, whose protein sequence is MKRHTIAVLVNDQPGVLQRVSGLFGRRGFNIESITVGTSEEAGLSRMVIVTTGDDNTLEQVIKQLYKLIDVIKVIDLSANPMVARELALIKVSAEPAARPEIMGVVETFRAAVVDIGTHSLMVQVVGDTEKIDAMVELMKPYGIRELSRTGVTAMTRGNAK, encoded by the coding sequence ATGAAAAGACATACGATAGCCGTTCTTGTCAATGACCAGCCCGGCGTCCTCCAGCGTGTATCCGGCTTGTTCGGACGCCGCGGCTTCAATATCGAAAGCATCACCGTCGGGACGAGCGAGGAAGCCGGCTTGTCCCGGATGGTCATCGTTACGACGGGCGACGACAACACGCTGGAACAAGTCATCAAGCAATTGTACAAGCTTATCGACGTTATTAAAGTCATCGATCTCAGCGCGAACCCGATGGTTGCGCGCGAGCTGGCACTGATTAAAGTAAGCGCCGAGCCTGCCGCGCGTCCTGAAATTATGGGCGTCGTCGAAACATTCCGGGCAGCTGTCGTCGATATCGGCACTCATTCGTTGATGGTGCAAGTCGTCGGCGATACGGAGAAAATCGATGCCATGGTCGAGCTCATGAAGCCTTACGGCATTCGCGAGCTGTCCCGCACGGGCGTTACGGCAATGACTCGCGGCAACGCGAAGTAA
- the ilvC gene encoding ketol-acid reductoisomerase, with translation MAVKLYYEKDADQGVLQGKTIAVIGYGSQGHAQAQNLRDSGLKVIIGLRAGKSAEKAKNDGFEVLSVGEAVKLADVVQILMPDETQARVYKEEIEPNLKHGAALMFSHGFNVHFGQIKPRKDNDVLLVAPKSPGHMVRRTYVEGFGVPGLIAIEQDATGNAQAIGLAYAKGIGCTRAGVIETSFREETETDLFGEQAVLCGGATALVKAGFETLVEAGYAPEMAYFECLHELKLIVDLMYEGGLSTMRDSISNTAEYGDYVTGPRVVTDETKKAMKAVLTDIQQGKFARDFILENQSNNAFMTATRRNEAQHPIEVVGGQLRELMHWIKK, from the coding sequence ATGGCAGTTAAATTGTATTACGAAAAAGATGCAGACCAAGGCGTTCTTCAAGGCAAAACAATCGCGGTCATCGGTTATGGTTCCCAAGGTCACGCCCAAGCGCAAAACCTGCGCGACAGCGGTCTGAAAGTCATTATCGGTCTTCGCGCCGGTAAATCCGCTGAAAAAGCGAAAAACGACGGTTTCGAAGTATTGTCCGTTGGCGAAGCGGTTAAACTGGCTGACGTTGTTCAAATCCTGATGCCGGACGAAACGCAAGCACGCGTGTACAAAGAAGAAATCGAGCCAAACCTGAAACACGGCGCAGCTCTGATGTTCTCCCACGGTTTCAACGTTCATTTCGGCCAAATCAAACCTCGCAAAGACAACGACGTATTGCTCGTTGCTCCTAAATCGCCAGGTCACATGGTTCGCCGTACGTATGTTGAAGGCTTCGGCGTTCCTGGTCTGATCGCGATCGAGCAAGACGCTACTGGCAATGCACAAGCAATCGGCCTTGCATATGCAAAAGGCATCGGCTGCACGCGCGCAGGGGTTATCGAAACTTCGTTCCGCGAAGAAACCGAAACCGATCTGTTCGGCGAGCAAGCCGTACTTTGCGGCGGCGCTACTGCCCTCGTTAAAGCAGGTTTCGAAACGCTGGTTGAAGCAGGCTACGCGCCAGAAATGGCATACTTCGAGTGTCTGCATGAGCTGAAGCTCATCGTTGACCTGATGTATGAAGGCGGCCTGTCCACTATGCGCGACTCCATCTCCAACACGGCTGAATACGGCGACTACGTAACAGGTCCTCGCGTCGTAACAGACGAAACGAAAAAAGCAATGAAAGCCGTTCTTACTGACATTCAACAAGGTAAATTCGCTCGCGACTTCATCTTGGAGAACCAATCCAACAATGCATTCATGACGGCTACTCGCCGCAACGAAGCACAACACCCGATCGAAGTGGTCGGCGGTCAACTTCGCGAATTGATGCACTGGATCAAGAAGTAA
- a CDS encoding sensor histidine kinase: MLFVWIVLWLVSGLLLIANRRNPAGRWLSLVAFCGGMGALASVLEGWIVGMLERGDIYAAGEQTMRVIQRGCSWCSYYGLPYGFLCFGASYNRDLLPAGINRRISVAALALPLGMLLLPIADDYPVHYRLLAIWALPYFTLGALLLAAKRFIHPAERRAHALLLLAVLPVVLIALTMNYVLPLFGLYRLWVYNVWPIGFAFVIFLFSLFNFGFLGVQLLIEKRQLDYSLRAITSGTAMLNHAIKNDIGKIKLFADKMTREAGEQAELRADLSVVSTAAVHIEAMIRSVHERTQELRLQTQEVALAGLVKSQLAAVAAQTADKGIAVRSELNEEATAIADPEQTKEAIHNVLQNAIDAMAAGGGVLTVAVLAGRHGSTIEIRDTGTGIEKAHLRKVTEPFFTTKRGKAMNFGLGLAYCYQLMSRQGGELRISSEPGSGTTVRFHFRNLRKRKYRLM, from the coding sequence ATGTTGTTTGTTTGGATCGTGCTATGGCTGGTTTCGGGACTATTATTGATTGCCAACCGGCGGAATCCGGCTGGACGATGGCTGAGCCTGGTCGCATTCTGCGGCGGGATGGGCGCGCTGGCCTCCGTGCTGGAGGGCTGGATCGTCGGCATGCTGGAACGGGGAGACATCTATGCCGCGGGAGAGCAGACGATGCGCGTCATTCAGCGCGGCTGCTCGTGGTGCAGTTATTACGGACTGCCCTACGGTTTTCTGTGCTTTGGGGCATCTTATAACCGGGACTTGCTTCCAGCCGGCATCAACCGCCGGATCTCGGTCGCGGCACTAGCTCTGCCGCTGGGCATGCTTCTGCTGCCGATCGCGGACGACTATCCGGTTCACTATCGGTTGCTGGCGATTTGGGCGTTGCCTTATTTTACGCTCGGAGCCTTGCTGCTTGCAGCCAAACGATTCATTCATCCGGCGGAACGCCGCGCGCATGCGCTGCTGCTGCTCGCCGTGCTTCCGGTCGTGCTGATCGCATTGACGATGAACTATGTGCTGCCGCTATTCGGCTTGTACCGGCTATGGGTGTATAACGTCTGGCCGATCGGCTTTGCGTTCGTTATCTTCCTCTTCTCCCTGTTTAACTTCGGCTTCCTGGGCGTGCAGCTGCTCATCGAGAAACGGCAGCTCGACTATTCGCTGCGCGCCATTACAAGCGGAACCGCCATGCTGAACCACGCGATCAAGAACGACATCGGCAAGATTAAGCTGTTCGCCGACAAGATGACCCGCGAAGCGGGGGAACAAGCGGAGCTCAGAGCGGATTTGAGCGTCGTCAGCACGGCTGCCGTACATATTGAAGCCATGATCCGGAGCGTCCATGAACGGACGCAGGAGCTCCGGCTGCAGACGCAGGAGGTTGCGCTTGCCGGGCTGGTGAAGAGCCAGCTTGCCGCAGTCGCCGCGCAGACGGCGGACAAGGGGATCGCCGTTCGCTCGGAGCTGAATGAAGAAGCGACGGCGATAGCGGATCCCGAACAAACGAAAGAAGCCATACATAACGTCCTGCAAAACGCGATCGACGCGATGGCGGCAGGCGGCGGTGTCTTGACTGTCGCTGTTCTCGCCGGCCGGCATGGCAGCACGATCGAGATCCGCGATACGGGAACGGGAATCGAGAAGGCGCATTTGCGCAAAGTGACGGAGCCATTCTTCACGACCAAGCGCGGCAAGGCCATGAATTTCGGCTTGGGCCTTGCGTATTGCTACCAGCTCATGAGCCGGCAGGGCGGAGAGCTCCGCATTAGCAGCGAGCCGGGATCCGGCACGACCGTGCGGTTTCATTTTCGCAATCTAAGAAAGCGTAAATACCGCCTGATGTAA